TGTGCTGCGTCATGCCGCGCGCGATGTGCCGCTGCACGACGTGGCCGATTTCGTGCGCCAGCACGGCGGCCAGTTCGGATTCGCTTTGTGTGGCGACCACCAAGCCGCTGTTGACGCCGATGTACCCGCCCGGCATGGCAAAGGCGTTGATCTCGGGATCGCGGACCCCGAAGAGGTCGACGGTGGGCACGGCGCCAGGGGAAAAATTCGCGAGCTTGCGGCCCATCGACGTCAGGTACTGATCGATTTCCGGGTCGCTGATATAGGTGGGATCGCGGCGGCCTTGCGCCATGATCAGGTCACCCAGTTCGCGTTCCGTATAAGGCGACAACTGATCCGCGGACGCCGCGCCCATGGAGGGTAAGCCGACCGGCTGAGCCCGTATGGAGGATGGCGGCCCGGCGAATAATGAAGCACAAAGCAACAGCATGAGCGGCTTGCTTACGGCAGCCACCGGGCGCGAGGTGCGTGGTTTCATGCGAGTATCATACCCAGGCCAGAAATCATTCCCTTGCTATTCGATATTCATCATACCGAGGTTCCAATGCGACCCATAAGAAAAGCTGTATTCCCCGTTGCGGGCATGGGCACCCGCTTTCTGCCGGCGACGAAAGCCATGCCCAAGGAAATGCTGCCCGTCGTTGACAAGCCGCTGATCCAATACGCGGTGGAAGAAGCGGTGGCGGCAGGCATCACGGACCTGGTTTTTGTCACGGGCCGCAACAAGCGGGCGATCGAAGACCACTTCGATTCGGCGCCCGAGCTGGAATCGGATCTGGAAAAGAAGGGGAAGGTCGAGCTCCTGAATATGGTCCGCGGCATCCTGCCCGCCGGCGTCAACTGCATCTACATCCGGCAATCCGCGCCGTTGGGCCTCGGCCACGCCGTCCTGACCGCCGCCCCCGCGGTGGGCAACGAGCCCTTTGCGGTCGTCCTGGCCGATGACCTGATCGATGCCGATACGCCGGTGCTCAAGCAATTGGTGAACACTGCGATCAAGTATGACGGCAGCGTGCTGGGCGTGCAGGACGTGCCCCGTGCCGAGACCAAGAAATACGGTATCGTCGCCAGCCGCCAGGTGGACGAACGCACCGAACGCGTCACGCACATCGTTGAAAAACCGGAGCCGGCCGATGCGCCATCCACGCTCGCAGTGGTGGGACGCTACATCCTCGAGCCGGAAATCTTCGAACACCTGCGCGCGACCAAGATGGGCGCCGGAAACGAAATCCAGCTGACCGATGGCATCGCCGCGTTGATGCGGGAACGCGCCGTTTTCGCACATCGCTATGAAGGCGTGCGATACGACTGCGGCAACAAGGCCGGCATGTTCCAGGCGACCGTCGCGCTGGGACGCAAGTACCATGGATTGGAACCGGATCAAGCGTAAGTCGTGCTTGATATGAACAAGGGCCGCCTACATGGCGGCCCTTGTCGTTTACAGCCCCGTCTAGCGTGTAGGCCCGGGCGCGGCCACACCCACGCGGCCGCGCGCCCTGCGCCGCTTGCGCTGCGGTAACCGTCCCTTCCCCGACAGGCGCATCAGCGTCCCCAGCGCCACCAGCAGGCCGGCCAGCTCGACCAGGGCCGCCGGTATCCACATCGTCAGGCCTCCGATGCTCTGGTCCATCA
The sequence above is a segment of the Bordetella genomosp. 9 genome. Coding sequences within it:
- the galU gene encoding UTP--glucose-1-phosphate uridylyltransferase GalU, with product MRPIRKAVFPVAGMGTRFLPATKAMPKEMLPVVDKPLIQYAVEEAVAAGITDLVFVTGRNKRAIEDHFDSAPELESDLEKKGKVELLNMVRGILPAGVNCIYIRQSAPLGLGHAVLTAAPAVGNEPFAVVLADDLIDADTPVLKQLVNTAIKYDGSVLGVQDVPRAETKKYGIVASRQVDERTERVTHIVEKPEPADAPSTLAVVGRYILEPEIFEHLRATKMGAGNEIQLTDGIAALMRERAVFAHRYEGVRYDCGNKAGMFQATVALGRKYHGLEPDQA